In Synechococcus sp. KORDI-100, a single window of DNA contains:
- a CDS encoding ATP-binding domain-containing protein yields the protein MPTDRTYRLTEVLRHDGAILSLATATRQLTRGRAPFQPAEGGGSKVVTYPTLARWKAAAITAACSPEAQADADHTRILCWTNANVKNLNRIVRERVYGIHAQPFMPGERIISHDAIPDPAGGSPLVHSTTEMVIRSVVSDGGNLPGDELEPVAIASHGIRRFKAGEKVAAPWTFWTIAAHAPAIGTVEFNVLDSQDQARWRKCRNALAQLAKSTTDRGDRKRYWRMFFQRKDAFGQVEPAAALTVHKSQGSTYRHVYLHPDVDGFSVNPAPIHNRLAYVGITRAAETLHVVADQEVD from the coding sequence ATGCCAACAGATCGCACCTATCGCCTTACCGAAGTCCTTCGGCATGACGGCGCCATCCTCAGCCTGGCCACCGCGACCCGCCAGCTAACCCGTGGACGGGCTCCATTCCAGCCCGCCGAAGGTGGTGGCTCAAAGGTCGTCACCTATCCAACCCTCGCCAGATGGAAGGCTGCGGCAATCACAGCGGCGTGCAGCCCTGAAGCTCAGGCCGATGCCGATCACACGCGCATCCTCTGCTGGACGAATGCGAACGTCAAAAACCTGAACCGGATCGTTCGGGAACGGGTCTATGGCATCCATGCCCAGCCCTTCATGCCGGGCGAACGCATCATTTCTCACGATGCAATTCCAGACCCCGCCGGTGGGTCGCCTTTGGTTCACAGCACCACCGAAATGGTGATCCGCAGTGTCGTTTCCGATGGCGGCAACCTGCCTGGCGATGAACTGGAACCGGTGGCGATCGCCAGCCATGGCATCCGCAGGTTCAAAGCAGGAGAAAAGGTCGCTGCACCGTGGACGTTCTGGACCATCGCAGCCCATGCCCCTGCCATCGGCACCGTGGAGTTCAACGTGCTGGATTCACAGGATCAAGCACGCTGGCGGAAGTGCCGCAATGCTCTTGCTCAACTGGCGAAGAGCACAACGGACCGCGGGGATCGCAAGCGGTACTGGCGCATGTTCTTCCAACGGAAGGATGCCTTCGGCCAGGTGGAACCCGCCGCGGCGCTGACCGTTCACAAGAGCCAGGGCAGCACCTACCGGCACGTCTATCTCCATCCCGATGTGGACGGGTTCAGCGTCAATCCGGCACCGATTCACAACCGCTTGGCCTATGTCGGCATCACCCGTGCCGCCGAAACCCTCCACGTCGTCGCTGATCAGGAGGTGGACTGA
- a CDS encoding PCP reductase family protein, with product MVKPMDWQVEAQTALKKDVPFFVRGAVKKRIEAMAAEEGLTNIDLSFYHAAKKRMAPQ from the coding sequence TTGGTTAAACCGATGGATTGGCAGGTAGAAGCACAAACAGCCCTCAAAAAAGATGTACCGTTTTTCGTACGAGGTGCTGTTAAAAAAAGAATCGAGGCGATGGCTGCCGAGGAAGGCTTGACGAACATCGATCTCTCCTTTTATCACGCAGCCAAAAAACGTATGGCGCCTCAATAA
- a CDS encoding DUF2116 family Zn-ribbon domain-containing protein, whose product MAQIQLSAEEARQLCMALYSWGGMLDELKGKDLKAEARLTCNAQQAFALAQKIEALSFDTRACVVCGTSFELANPRKQTCSDRCRQQLSRKKRDERAWEASARRQELENSRKLVFKNTGGTPTEAQRRKQQRELAAEHARHMRERAAVGPRRIGELHQVSQTDRDIPPSEPKPPTPSAAPKPSVQKETEAPTPSNDVAENRKKLAKRATPAILKKLEKSFNSEAFSWRGAKNQPPFYDPQIYLMDTVEDFGIKRRKKLTKAFWKELHKLVPEAVDFEPPEWSESRRCLYWGFVLRLGNDEEIQNNKDYRNSLKDFPS is encoded by the coding sequence ATGGCTCAAATTCAATTATCGGCAGAAGAAGCTCGTCAGCTCTGCATGGCGCTCTACAGCTGGGGCGGCATGCTCGACGAGCTGAAAGGCAAAGACCTCAAAGCTGAAGCCAGGCTCACTTGCAACGCCCAGCAGGCCTTTGCCCTGGCTCAAAAAATTGAGGCGCTGTCGTTCGACACCCGCGCTTGTGTGGTGTGCGGCACCAGCTTCGAGCTGGCCAACCCTCGAAAGCAGACCTGCAGCGATCGTTGTCGGCAGCAGCTGTCACGGAAGAAACGTGACGAGCGGGCATGGGAGGCATCAGCTCGTCGTCAGGAGCTCGAGAACAGCCGCAAGCTTGTTTTCAAAAACACGGGGGGAACACCGACAGAGGCTCAGCGTCGGAAGCAGCAGAGGGAACTAGCTGCAGAACACGCCCGTCATATGCGTGAACGTGCGGCAGTAGGTCCGAGACGGATCGGAGAGCTCCATCAAGTGTCACAGACCGACCGTGACATCCCACCATCGGAGCCAAAGCCTCCGACCCCTAGTGCGGCTCCCAAGCCTTCAGTCCAGAAGGAAACAGAAGCCCCAACACCCAGCAACGATGTCGCTGAGAATCGCAAAAAGTTAGCTAAGAGAGCCACCCCAGCCATACTTAAAAAGTTAGAAAAATCGTTCAATAGCGAAGCTTTTTCGTGGCGGGGAGCCAAGAATCAGCCTCCTTTCTATGATCCGCAAATCTATTTAATGGACACTGTAGAAGACTTTGGGATCAAGCGTCGAAAAAAATTGACAAAAGCTTTCTGGAAAGAGCTACACAAACTTGTCCCTGAAGCAGTGGACTTTGAGCCACCTGAGTGGAGTGAAAGCAGGCGTTGTCTCTACTGGGGCTTTGTACTCAGACTTGGAAACGATGAAGAAATACAAAACAACAAAGATTACAGAAATAGCCTTAAGGATTTTCCAAGTTGA
- a CDS encoding AAA family ATPase: MKRFKSKGSALGGARSSSTAELRQHQHDATLLEHIQQQTLQEAADAFTREATQPPVTLTEAQQSILDQVMVDVASTDVHTVGIWGFAGVGKTFLTAKITQLLQETYGPDAVRMCGTTHKASRQVERAMASHGVVTEVATVHRLLGVRQVRDEDSGEEYFAPDKNNPPALDAGVQVVICDETSMLEQRLYELLMDALCPRQTVIFVGDSEQIPPVSDGRLCGAFPEECR; the protein is encoded by the coding sequence ATGAAGCGATTTAAATCTAAGGGCTCTGCCCTTGGCGGCGCCAGATCGTCGTCAACAGCCGAACTTCGGCAGCACCAACATGACGCCACCCTGCTGGAACACATCCAGCAGCAGACCCTGCAGGAGGCCGCCGATGCCTTCACCAGAGAGGCCACCCAACCGCCGGTCACCCTGACCGAAGCGCAGCAATCGATCCTCGATCAAGTGATGGTGGATGTGGCATCCACCGACGTTCACACCGTTGGGATCTGGGGATTCGCTGGGGTCGGCAAAACCTTCCTCACCGCCAAGATCACCCAGCTGCTGCAGGAGACCTACGGCCCTGATGCCGTCCGCATGTGCGGCACCACTCACAAGGCTTCACGACAAGTTGAGCGGGCCATGGCATCTCATGGCGTCGTCACAGAGGTCGCAACCGTCCACCGGTTGCTTGGTGTCCGTCAGGTCCGGGATGAGGACAGCGGCGAGGAATACTTCGCCCCCGACAAGAACAACCCGCCAGCGCTGGATGCAGGCGTGCAGGTCGTCATTTGCGATGAGACATCAATGTTGGAACAGCGGCTTTACGAGCTGCTGATGGACGCCCTCTGCCCCCGGCAGACCGTCATCTTCGTGGGTGACAGCGAGCAAATCCCACCGGTGTCGGATGGCCGGCTTTGCGGGGCATTCCCCGAGGAATGCCGCTGA